In Mytilus edulis chromosome 7, xbMytEdul2.2, whole genome shotgun sequence, a single genomic region encodes these proteins:
- the LOC139482283 gene encoding secreted frizzled-related protein 3-like, which translates to MERYTLIMITVFDLSFGIMNHYNNRRKDICEPIQIPMCQHMKYNMTRMPNLLHHSSQENAKLQIEQFTELVDQKCSDVLLFYLCAMYAPICTVNFQSEPIPPCRSVCEEARAGCEHILNEHNISWPEYLDCSSLPRYDRGVCVRPAAIVPSLGNKDKSKLDSRGPNNKITDFDLSKESYYEDCRCNRKSKLKRKAYRKGKYHFSIRGVVKGQAIANTINTVTRVTVVKVYRSTRVHIQEGSSIELWTNSTCVCPELTKRKEYLIVGYEDLSTQRLLFLDSCLSVKWKNKLDRRIKNWEKKIARSKRNQKCRRKKGKRCRKNRKNKSKRNKTKENRRNKMIRDNSLSANKNP; encoded by the exons ATGGAGAGATATACGCTGATAATGATTACAGTTTTTGATTTGTCGTTTGGTATTATGAACCACTATAACAATAGACGGAAAGACATCTGTGAACCAATACAGATACCAATGTGCCAACATATGAAATACAACATGACACGGATGCCAAATCTTCTACATCACAGTTCACAAGAGAATGCAAAGTTACAAATTGAACAGTTCACAGAACTAGTGGATCAAAAATGTAGTGacgttttgttgttttatctttgTGCAATGTATGCACCTATATGTACAGTAAACTTTCAGTCAGAACCTATCCCGCCATGTCGAAGTGTTTGCGAAGAAGCACGCGCTGGATGTGAACATATATTGAATGAACATAATATTTCATGGCCGGAATATTTAGACTGTTCGTCGCTGCCAAGATATGATAGAGGAGTCTGTGTCAGACCTGCAGCTATTGTTCCTTCTTTAGGAAACA AAGATAAGTCAAAACTGGACAGTCGAGGACCAAACAACAAAATTACAGACTTTGATTTATCAAAAGAAAGTTATTATGAAG ATTGCAGGTGTAACAGAAAATCAAAGCTTAAACGAAAGGCATATAGAAAAGgaaaatatcattttt CAATAAGAGGAGTCGTAAAAGGGCAAGCCATTGCCAATACCATTAATACGGTTACCAGAGTAACTGTCGTAAAAGTTTACCGGAGTACAAGAGTACACATACAGGAAGGAAGTAGTATAGAATTATGGACAAATTCCACGTGTGTTTGTCCGGAACTGACGAAGAGAAAGGAGTATCTAATTGTTGGATATGAAGATTTATCAACACAAAGACTTTTGTTTTTAGACAGTTGTTTATCCGTCAAGTGGAAAAACAAATTAGATCGACGGATAAAG AATTGGGAAAAGAAAATAGCAAGAAGTAAACGAAACCAGAAATGTCGTAGGAAGAAAGGGAAACGGtgtagaaaaaatagaaaaaacaagTCAAAGAGaaataaaactaaagaaaatAGGAGAAATAAAATGATTAG